A part of Streptomyces sp. NBC_01235 genomic DNA contains:
- a CDS encoding cellulose-binding protein translates to MSSASVSAPGFVTVRGRGYRPEQVEVYTAALCADRDAAWERAARLMVLARQMEAEAERLREVVSGLAPQTYDSLGERARRILQLGLEEAADVREDARREAREQVTDAETRALDVRRVAQEEAEELRAEAEEHARQRLLAVRAEADEVRIGARREVKEYRGEALAELREVRQRTAGMLAEQDKEHAERWTAAEREAAEQAAALDARHARSVTRAEAALSEAKQAFAEAEESARRCQEEAHARAAEILTEARAREESTARETERVLREHSERWDDVQAHMDHVRNSLTALTGRAVD, encoded by the coding sequence ATGAGCAGCGCATCGGTGTCAGCGCCGGGGTTCGTGACCGTTCGCGGGCGCGGTTACCGGCCCGAACAGGTCGAGGTGTACACCGCCGCGCTCTGCGCCGACCGGGACGCCGCGTGGGAGCGGGCCGCCCGGCTCATGGTGCTCGCCCGGCAGATGGAGGCGGAGGCCGAGCGGTTGCGCGAGGTGGTGAGCGGGCTCGCGCCGCAGACGTACGACTCCCTGGGGGAGCGTGCACGGCGCATTCTCCAGCTCGGGCTGGAGGAGGCGGCGGACGTCCGGGAGGACGCGCGGCGTGAGGCGCGCGAGCAGGTCACGGACGCCGAGACGCGCGCCCTCGATGTGCGCCGGGTGGCGCAGGAGGAGGCGGAGGAGCTCCGCGCGGAGGCCGAGGAACACGCCCGTCAGCGGCTGCTCGCGGTGCGCGCCGAGGCCGACGAGGTCAGGATCGGTGCCCGGCGTGAGGTGAAGGAGTACCGCGGCGAGGCGTTGGCCGAGCTGCGCGAGGTGCGGCAGCGCACCGCCGGCATGCTCGCCGAGCAGGACAAGGAGCACGCCGAGCGGTGGACGGCGGCGGAGCGCGAGGCCGCCGAGCAGGCCGCGGCCCTCGACGCGCGGCACGCCCGGTCGGTGACCCGCGCCGAGGCGGCGCTGAGCGAGGCGAAGCAGGCGTTCGCCGAGGCCGAGGAGTCGGCCCGCCGCTGCCAGGAGGAGGCACACGCGCGTGCCGCCGAGATCCTCACCGAGGCGCGCGCCCGGGAGGAGAGCACCGCGCGGGAGACGGAGCGGGTGCTGCGCGAGCACAGCGAGCGCTGGGACGACGTCCAGGCCCACATGGACCACGTCCGCAACAGCCTGACCGCGCTCACCGGCCGTGCGGTGGACTAG
- a CDS encoding sodium/solute symporter, with protein MTEFSDAAQSMSLVAFTAVATVTLLLCVMTGPDHDDLDEFYTGYRSLSPLRNGLAVAGDYISAATVLGTSGVIALCGYDGVVLALSTVLSLMLLMFLLAEPLRNAGRFTMGDVLARRMPGRAVRITACAVTLAALLPMMLVQLAGTGQLLAFVLGFSGASVKTGCVVCMGVLMIGYAAIGGMKGTALIQMLKIVTLLGSGAVIAVIVLYRFDGNPGALFDAAAEGSGVGDAFLHSGLEFADGPYPRVDMIVSQLSVVLGGACLPHITMRMYTASSARQVRRSMSWAVSGVALFVLVMTVVGFGATALIGRAVIAQADPQGNTAYLLGSRAAFGADVSTAETLLFTTVTTAIFLTVLASVAGMILACANSLAHDVFAARDPEMSPRREMLLARLSALAVGVPTILLAVQVQHRSLQPLVTLSFCLGASALAPALVYSLFWRRYTRTGLLWTLIGGTLAVLALMPGTNLVSGSPVSAFPEADFNWFPFTTTGLVTIPLGFALGWLGTVASGRRRAEEQRRQYESVEGWILAGAGRREN; from the coding sequence ATGACCGAGTTCAGCGACGCCGCCCAGAGCATGTCCCTCGTGGCGTTCACCGCCGTCGCCACCGTCACGCTGCTGCTGTGCGTGATGACCGGCCCCGACCACGACGACCTCGACGAGTTCTACACCGGCTACCGCTCCCTCTCCCCACTGCGCAACGGCCTGGCCGTCGCCGGCGACTACATCTCTGCGGCCACGGTCCTGGGTACCAGCGGCGTGATCGCCCTGTGCGGCTACGACGGCGTCGTCCTCGCCCTCAGCACGGTCCTCTCCCTGATGCTGCTGATGTTCCTGCTGGCCGAACCCCTGCGCAACGCGGGCCGGTTCACGATGGGCGACGTGCTGGCCCGCCGCATGCCGGGACGCGCGGTGCGCATAACGGCGTGCGCGGTGACCCTCGCCGCGCTGCTGCCGATGATGCTCGTGCAGCTCGCCGGAACCGGCCAGCTCCTCGCCTTCGTCCTGGGGTTCTCCGGCGCTTCGGTGAAGACGGGCTGCGTCGTCTGCATGGGCGTGCTGATGATCGGCTACGCGGCGATCGGCGGCATGAAGGGCACCGCCCTCATCCAGATGCTGAAGATCGTGACGCTGCTCGGCTCCGGCGCCGTGATCGCCGTCATCGTCCTGTACCGCTTCGACGGCAACCCGGGCGCCCTCTTCGACGCGGCGGCCGAGGGCAGCGGTGTCGGCGACGCCTTCCTGCACTCGGGACTGGAGTTCGCCGACGGCCCCTACCCCCGCGTCGACATGATCGTCTCCCAGCTGTCGGTCGTGCTGGGCGGCGCCTGCCTGCCGCACATCACCATGCGCATGTACACCGCCTCCAGCGCCCGCCAGGTACGCCGGTCGATGTCCTGGGCGGTGTCGGGCGTCGCCCTGTTCGTGCTCGTCATGACCGTCGTCGGTTTCGGCGCGACGGCACTCATCGGGCGCGCGGTGATCGCACAGGCCGACCCGCAGGGCAACACCGCCTACCTGCTGGGCTCCCGGGCCGCCTTCGGGGCAGATGTGTCCACGGCCGAGACGCTCCTCTTCACGACGGTCACGACGGCGATCTTCCTCACCGTGCTCGCCTCGGTCGCCGGCATGATCCTCGCCTGCGCCAACTCCCTCGCCCACGACGTCTTCGCCGCACGCGACCCGGAGATGTCCCCGCGCCGCGAGATGCTCCTGGCCCGGCTGTCGGCGCTGGCCGTCGGCGTCCCGACGATCCTGCTCGCCGTCCAGGTCCAGCATCGCAGCCTCCAGCCCCTGGTCACCCTCTCCTTCTGCCTCGGCGCCTCGGCCCTCGCGCCCGCCCTCGTCTACAGCCTCTTCTGGCGCCGCTACACCCGGACGGGACTCCTGTGGACCCTCATCGGCGGCACCCTCGCCGTCCTGGCGCTGATGCCGGGCACCAACCTGGTCTCCGGCTCCCCCGTCTCCGCCTTCCCCGAGGCCGACTTCAACTGGTTCCCGTTCACCACCACGGGCCTCGTCACCATCCCCCTCGGCTTCGCCCTCGGCTGGCTGGGAACCGTCGCCTCGGGCCGCCGCAGGGCGGAGGAACAACGCCGCCAGTACGAGTCGGTGGAGGGCTGGATCCTGGCGGGCGCGGGGCGCAGGGAGAACTGA